From one Microbacterium sp. 10M-3C3 genomic stretch:
- a CDS encoding FtsK/SpoIIIE domain-containing protein, whose protein sequence is MPLPLTTEPAVDADGPLTLPDAPRAIPRPAIPWLASAVPVAGALAFWAFTGSAFALWFALLGPLIAVAGVVDGARTARRERRAETTRADEVRGRVAARVAARHDAEREALEARHPDVRGHVRRPDAVWRGADSADLLVLGRGELDSTLRVTASGDDPADLAIVRAARRIPDAPVTASCAEGIAIVGPPVLTRAVARALVLQAACVAAPGRLEIAADVAGEESWVADLPQTRMPAPCRLAWMTADAPTDGHARLVEARPGQPLPPGCTHVIELTAPTRARLAGPGRSVEIEVEAVSRAQAAVIATGLLARRAPADAVEAVPLLALRPPVRERERRGLPCAIGMAGAAPAVIDLVADGPHAIVTGTTGSGKSELLVSWVLALAARFTTADVCFLLADFKGGAAFDALRDVPHVTGVITDLDGGGARRAIESLRAEVRRRERVLAAAGARDVADVELPRLVVVVDEFAALREAHPQFDALFADLTARGRALGVHVILGTQRAAGVFRDALLTNCGLRVSLRTNDPHDSAAVVGVPDAADLPGGPDGRGLALVRRAADARPQRVRIALSDASDVAAACMGAGERPPAPWAPPLPPRITRDEIAAAGLVLGLRDEPERQRRTPWTLGDADRTLLVIGDAGVGKSTLVRTVAAQSARPLWIGPDAEHAWDALCAAMLHPPAPDTIVLLDDLDALIARFPDEYGRAAVAAVERLVREAPALRIRVVATVQRLAGVARVADLFAGRVLLRIGERAEWLAAGGRADDHDRDAAPGRGVIAGTAVQVAVCADAPETPPRAEPPLWQPTGALSGYVAPRYERAAVTRWERAGVRVRAVDAEGDPAGAVPGQPVVLVGDPEQWLARPRQLERVRATGELVVDVACARDLRLLTGDRDVPPYAHAGRGRAWRYGADAPVRRVAVAPSIP, encoded by the coding sequence GTGCCGCTCCCGCTCACGACCGAACCCGCCGTCGACGCCGACGGCCCGCTGACGCTACCGGACGCTCCGCGTGCGATTCCGCGCCCCGCGATCCCGTGGCTCGCGTCGGCCGTGCCCGTCGCCGGCGCGCTGGCCTTCTGGGCGTTCACCGGCTCCGCCTTCGCGCTGTGGTTCGCGCTGCTCGGTCCGCTCATCGCCGTTGCCGGAGTCGTGGACGGCGCGCGGACGGCGCGCCGCGAGCGACGGGCCGAGACGACGCGCGCCGACGAGGTCCGTGGCCGCGTCGCCGCCCGCGTGGCCGCACGGCACGACGCGGAGCGCGAGGCGCTCGAGGCCCGGCATCCCGACGTGCGCGGGCACGTGCGCCGCCCCGACGCGGTGTGGCGCGGCGCCGACTCCGCCGACCTCCTCGTGCTCGGCCGCGGCGAGCTCGACAGCACGCTGCGCGTCACGGCGTCCGGTGACGACCCCGCCGACCTGGCGATCGTCCGCGCGGCGCGCCGCATCCCCGACGCGCCCGTGACCGCGTCGTGCGCGGAGGGCATCGCGATCGTGGGGCCGCCCGTGCTCACGCGCGCCGTCGCGCGGGCGCTCGTCCTGCAGGCGGCGTGCGTCGCGGCCCCCGGCCGGCTGGAGATCGCCGCGGACGTCGCCGGCGAGGAGTCGTGGGTCGCCGACCTCCCGCAGACGCGGATGCCCGCCCCGTGTCGACTCGCGTGGATGACCGCGGATGCACCGACGGACGGTCATGCGCGCCTCGTCGAGGCGCGGCCGGGGCAGCCCCTCCCACCCGGGTGCACGCATGTGATCGAGCTGACCGCACCCACCCGGGCGCGGCTCGCCGGGCCCGGGCGAAGCGTCGAGATCGAAGTGGAGGCGGTGAGCCGTGCGCAGGCCGCTGTGATCGCCACCGGCCTGCTGGCCCGTCGCGCACCCGCCGACGCCGTGGAGGCCGTGCCACTCCTGGCGCTGCGCCCGCCCGTGCGCGAGCGCGAGCGCCGGGGGCTGCCGTGCGCGATCGGGATGGCGGGCGCTGCCCCGGCCGTGATCGACCTGGTCGCCGACGGGCCGCACGCGATCGTCACCGGGACGACCGGGTCGGGCAAGAGCGAACTCCTCGTCAGCTGGGTGCTGGCCCTCGCCGCGCGCTTCACGACGGCGGACGTGTGCTTCCTCCTCGCCGACTTCAAGGGCGGCGCGGCTTTCGACGCGCTCCGCGACGTGCCCCACGTCACGGGCGTCATCACCGACCTGGACGGCGGCGGTGCCCGACGGGCGATCGAGAGCCTGCGCGCCGAGGTCCGGCGCCGGGAGCGCGTGCTCGCCGCCGCCGGCGCGCGCGACGTCGCCGACGTCGAGCTGCCGCGCCTGGTCGTGGTCGTCGACGAGTTCGCGGCGCTGCGCGAGGCGCATCCGCAGTTCGACGCGCTCTTCGCCGACCTGACGGCGCGCGGGCGCGCGCTCGGGGTCCACGTCATCCTCGGCACGCAGCGCGCCGCCGGCGTCTTCCGCGACGCCCTGCTGACCAACTGCGGGCTGCGCGTGAGCCTGCGCACGAACGATCCGCACGACAGCGCGGCCGTCGTGGGTGTGCCCGACGCCGCCGACCTGCCCGGCGGCCCGGACGGTCGCGGGCTCGCCCTCGTCCGCCGCGCGGCGGACGCGCGCCCGCAGCGCGTGCGCATCGCGCTGTCGGACGCGTCCGACGTCGCCGCCGCGTGCATGGGCGCGGGCGAGCGGCCTCCCGCTCCGTGGGCCCCGCCGCTGCCCCCACGGATCACGCGCGACGAGATCGCCGCCGCGGGGCTCGTGCTCGGGCTGCGCGACGAGCCCGAGCGGCAGCGCCGCACCCCGTGGACGCTGGGCGACGCCGACCGGACGCTGCTGGTGATCGGCGACGCCGGTGTCGGGAAGTCCACGCTCGTGCGCACCGTCGCGGCGCAGTCGGCGCGGCCGCTGTGGATCGGGCCCGACGCCGAGCACGCGTGGGACGCGCTGTGCGCCGCGATGCTCCATCCGCCCGCCCCCGACACTATCGTGCTCCTCGACGACCTCGACGCGCTCATCGCCCGCTTCCCCGACGAGTACGGCCGTGCGGCGGTGGCAGCGGTGGAGCGCCTCGTGCGCGAGGCGCCGGCGCTGCGCATCCGGGTCGTCGCGACGGTGCAGCGGCTCGCGGGTGTCGCCCGCGTCGCCGACCTGTTCGCCGGCCGGGTGCTGCTGCGCATCGGCGAACGCGCCGAGTGGCTCGCCGCGGGCGGTCGTGCCGACGACCACGACCGCGACGCCGCGCCCGGACGCGGCGTGATCGCCGGCACCGCGGTGCAGGTGGCGGTGTGCGCGGACGCGCCGGAGACCCCGCCCCGCGCCGAGCCGCCGCTGTGGCAGCCGACCGGAGCGCTGTCGGGCTATGTCGCACCGCGATATGAGCGCGCGGCGGTGACGCGCTGGGAGCGCGCGGGGGTGCGCGTGCGCGCCGTCGACGCCGAGGGCGATCCCGCCGGAGCGGTGCCCGGGCAGCCCGTCGTGCTCGTGGGCGATCCGGAGCAGTGGCTGGCACGGCCGCGTCAGCTCGAGCGCGTGCGCGCGACGGGGGAGCTCGTCGTCGATGTCGCGTGCGCGCGCGATCTGCGCCTCCTCACCGGCGACCGCGACGTCCCGCCGTACGCGCACGCCGGTCGCGGCCGGGCGTGGCGGTACGGGGCGGACGCGCCGGTCCGCCGCGTCGCGGTCGCCCCGTCGATCCCTTGA